From Gimesia panareensis, the proteins below share one genomic window:
- a CDS encoding macro domain-containing protein — protein sequence MTGITYLKGDATQPQSKGNKIIAHVCNDLGGWGKGFVLAISKRWPEPEAEYRLWHRQRAKNSFGLGEVQFVNVEKFIWIANMIGQRGMKTGSKGPPVRYPAIEQCLATVADKAGELSASVHMPRIGCGLAGGKWDKIEPLILETLCAADIEVFVYDFGA from the coding sequence ATGACCGGGATTACTTACCTGAAGGGGGACGCTACCCAGCCGCAATCGAAGGGCAACAAGATCATTGCACACGTCTGCAATGATCTGGGCGGCTGGGGCAAAGGCTTCGTACTGGCGATCAGCAAACGCTGGCCCGAACCGGAGGCCGAATACCGGCTGTGGCACCGCCAGCGCGCGAAGAACAGTTTCGGGCTGGGCGAAGTTCAGTTTGTGAACGTCGAAAAATTTATCTGGATCGCCAACATGATCGGCCAGCGCGGCATGAAGACCGGCAGCAAAGGTCCCCCGGTCCGCTACCCGGCCATTGAACAGTGTCTCGCAACAGTCGCCGATAAGGCGGGGGAACTCTCCGCCTCCGTCCACATGCCCCGCATCGGCTGCGGACTGGCCGGCGGCAAGTGGGACAAAATCGAACCCCTGATTCTAGAGACACTCTGCGCCGCTGATATCGAGGTCTTTGTGTACGACTTTGGCGCGTGA
- a CDS encoding substrate-binding periplasmic protein → MNGCRLFTAASLLLLATFLTACQKSAPAPQEEEPGITAETEIIPEPDAGSEKQQLNVAISVDIAPYVMKNATTGIEVDIATRALPDYKLNFIQMPYAKLQSAVAEDQADLALGVQKFKDVEGIFYSDNFIDFTNAAITKKSAGLKIENVAALADHKVLTWQDAYLELGPEFEKLFSPDAPQRKNYIEVADQGQQVKQFWEDKAAVIVIDKAIFNAISQATGHKLDEVEYHAIFPDTTYFKANFEEPSVRDAFNTGLKKLCQSGEYAKLLKQYNIDLPGTICDQK, encoded by the coding sequence ATGAATGGATGCCGACTGTTTACTGCTGCCAGCCTGCTGCTGCTCGCCACGTTCCTGACCGCCTGTCAGAAATCAGCGCCCGCTCCCCAGGAGGAAGAACCAGGCATCACGGCGGAAACCGAAATCATTCCCGAACCGGATGCCGGCTCGGAAAAACAGCAGTTGAACGTCGCTATCAGCGTCGATATCGCCCCCTATGTCATGAAAAATGCCACCACCGGTATCGAAGTCGACATCGCCACCCGGGCACTGCCTGACTATAAGCTCAACTTTATCCAGATGCCCTACGCCAAGCTGCAGTCCGCCGTCGCTGAAGATCAGGCCGACCTCGCTTTGGGCGTGCAGAAGTTCAAAGATGTCGAAGGCATTTTCTACTCCGACAACTTCATCGACTTCACCAATGCCGCGATCACCAAAAAATCAGCTGGTCTGAAAATTGAGAACGTCGCCGCGCTGGCCGATCACAAGGTGTTGACCTGGCAGGATGCGTATCTCGAACTCGGTCCCGAATTCGAAAAACTGTTCTCACCGGACGCCCCCCAGCGAAAGAACTATATCGAAGTCGCCGACCAGGGCCAGCAGGTCAAACAGTTCTGGGAAGACAAAGCCGCCGTCATTGTGATCGACAAAGCGATCTTCAACGCCATCAGCCAGGCGACCGGACACAAGCTGGATGAAGTCGAATACCATGCGATTTTCCCGGACACCACATACTTCAAAGCCAACTTCGAAGAGCCCTCCGTGCGGGATGCCTTCAACACCGGCCTGAAGAAACTCTGCCAGAGCGGGGAATACGCGAAGCTGCTCAAGCAGTACAACATCGACCTGCCCGGCACCATCTGTGACCAGAAATAA